In Myxococcales bacterium, the following proteins share a genomic window:
- a CDS encoding CHASE2 domain-containing protein, protein MFYWILHNLRDRSRRTVVGIAAGLMLLWIGLLQITGLSEAIDRNARRLMYEVRGPRSQAARVIFVAIDERTVDTWGMPPWELSKLDVTLAKILAGGPKQIAVMEPGPRMLPGEFSAEVAQAIARGDILMPPPNPEFGQPGLSMSSRGVVENVALGSEAHLGGRTVTHGLLAKLGYETAAASLPVNFIGRQAELATLPAELVRRGEVPAATFAGRVVVIGMRGERFVSSVPTPVGALSPAEIHAHLIHAVLERSVWRATPGWLLALLCAALALLGYAALPRLRTLVLVGNAAVWAVAYVAVAYIGFAYYTVLLPLGLPLGTLAFAAIGGTLLERHRAEAQLARLVAAAIEHRSGERVWAVDELLERFYATSRMYLTFKSSHVTMLAAGKWHVELRGLGPSTLEEVIEQRRDIRREPYASAYATRRATWSSRPFVDPALGQKTLLIPLLAFHRLLGFWLIHIDKTVELSDADRRMAQLLAGQLALALEQGRIEQNLREARQVDASSDGYMPGAVAMLQHHSVAVFAQRAQQDRLVEHLPTGLLTASLWGDVASVNVVMRRLLTMAGIERPEGMALGAILVKLLNVTDEAARVILRDIMAQGGFVRMAATMQHATGPATTIEFTLSKVEGGEQEAGGVYVLSAAERRDEALSGAQWQWSSGGDVAPRHMVDVLRVMQDVLRDWTGQGGGKMALDVTAAIAPVLGKGDKLRTALQHLVAEVGRASPGGAARVQVSEQGTEIVLRFEGPQMLLPASDISEIRGGGPVSEHLRPLREAREAVEACEGSLRVESNIEDGTVVEVHLNKRPTE, encoded by the coding sequence GTGTTTTATTGGATTCTCCACAACCTGCGCGATCGCTCGCGCCGCACCGTGGTCGGCATTGCCGCCGGCTTGATGCTGTTGTGGATTGGCCTGTTACAAATTACCGGCCTCAGCGAGGCGATCGACCGCAACGCCCGGCGCCTGATGTACGAAGTTCGCGGCCCTCGTTCGCAGGCCGCGCGCGTCATCTTCGTCGCCATTGATGAGCGCACCGTAGATACGTGGGGCATGCCGCCGTGGGAGCTAAGCAAGCTTGACGTCACCTTGGCCAAGATTCTCGCGGGCGGGCCCAAGCAGATCGCGGTGATGGAACCCGGCCCGCGCATGCTGCCCGGCGAGTTTTCCGCCGAGGTGGCGCAGGCCATCGCGCGCGGCGATATTTTAATGCCGCCGCCAAATCCTGAATTCGGCCAACCCGGCCTTTCGATGAGCTCGCGCGGCGTAGTCGAAAACGTCGCGCTTGGCAGCGAGGCGCATCTGGGAGGCCGCACCGTGACGCATGGCCTCCTCGCCAAGCTCGGCTACGAAACGGCAGCTGCATCGCTGCCGGTGAACTTCATCGGGCGCCAAGCAGAATTGGCGACCCTGCCCGCTGAGCTCGTACGCCGCGGCGAAGTGCCGGCCGCGACCTTTGCCGGCCGCGTCGTGGTGATCGGCATGCGCGGCGAACGCTTTGTGTCGTCGGTGCCAACGCCGGTCGGAGCGCTATCGCCGGCCGAGATCCATGCGCACCTGATCCACGCGGTGCTCGAGCGCTCGGTGTGGCGGGCGACGCCAGGGTGGTTGTTGGCGCTCTTGTGCGCGGCGTTGGCGCTGCTGGGCTATGCGGCGCTGCCGCGGCTGCGCACGCTGGTGCTGGTCGGCAACGCCGCGGTATGGGCGGTGGCATATGTCGCGGTGGCCTATATCGGCTTTGCCTATTACACGGTGCTGTTGCCGCTGGGCCTGCCGCTGGGCACGTTGGCGTTTGCGGCGATCGGCGGCACGCTGCTCGAGCGGCATCGCGCCGAGGCGCAGCTCGCGCGCCTGGTGGCCGCGGCCATCGAGCATCGCAGCGGCGAGCGCGTGTGGGCCGTCGATGAGTTGCTCGAGCGATTTTACGCCACCAGCCGCATGTATCTCACGTTCAAGTCGAGTCACGTCACCATGCTCGCCGCGGGTAAGTGGCATGTCGAGTTGCGAGGCTTGGGGCCCTCGACGCTGGAAGAGGTGATCGAACAGCGCCGCGATATTCGCCGCGAGCCATATGCCTCGGCGTATGCGACGCGCCGCGCGACGTGGTCGAGTCGGCCGTTCGTCGATCCCGCGCTGGGCCAAAAGACGCTGCTGATCCCGCTGCTCGCGTTTCATCGCCTGCTCGGGTTTTGGCTCATTCACATCGACAAAACGGTCGAATTAAGCGACGCCGATCGGCGCATGGCACAGCTCTTGGCCGGTCAGCTCGCGCTGGCGCTCGAGCAGGGGCGCATCGAGCAGAATCTGCGCGAGGCGCGGCAGGTCGATGCCTCGTCTGATGGTTATATGCCTGGCGCGGTGGCGATGTTGCAGCACCACTCGGTCGCGGTGTTTGCGCAACGCGCACAGCAAGACCGCCTGGTTGAGCATCTACCCACCGGGCTCCTAACCGCTAGCCTGTGGGGCGACGTCGCCTCAGTGAATGTCGTGATGCGGCGGCTGCTTACCATGGCCGGCATCGAGCGGCCTGAGGGCATGGCGCTTGGCGCGATCTTGGTTAAGCTGCTCAACGTCACCGACGAGGCCGCGCGCGTGATCTTGCGCGATATTATGGCGCAGGGTGGGTTTGTCCGCATGGCCGCGACGATGCAGCACGCCACCGGCCCGGCCACTACAATTGAATTTACCTTGAGCAAGGTCGAGGGCGGCGAGCAAGAGGCGGGCGGCGTGTACGTGCTATCGGCCGCCGAACGCCGCGATGAGGCGCTAAGCGGCGCGCAATGGCAGTGGTCAAGCGGTGGCGACGTGGCGCCAAGGCACATGGTCGATGTGCTGCGCGTGATGCAAGATGTGCTGCGCGATTGGACCGGCCAGGGTGGTGGCAAAATGGCGCTCGACGTCACCGCGGCCATCGCCCCCGTGCTCGGCAAGGGCGACAAGCTGCGCACGGCGTTGCAGCACTTGGTGGCGGAGGTAGGCCGGGCCTCCCCCGGCGGCGCTGCGCGCGTGCAGGTCTCCGAGCAAGGGACGGAAATCGTGTTGCGTTTTGAGGGGCCGCAGATGTTGCTGCCCGCCTCAGACATCTCTGAAATCCGCGGCGGCGGCCCGGTGTCCGAGCATCTGCGACCATTGCGCGAGGCGCGTGAGGCGGTGGAGGCCTGTGAGGGCAGCCTGCGCGTCGAGAGCAACATCGAGGATGGCACCGTCGTCGAGGTGCATTTGAATAAGCGCCCCACGGAGTAG
- a CDS encoding poly-gamma-glutamate biosynthesis protein PgsC/CapC has protein sequence MLPAAQNLISVLPIFPERGLDQSILIAVLIGVYVLLFFTEVFGWVWAGLVVPGYLASVFVVQPAAGIAVVVEGVITFVIVRFLSDRMASFGVWSPLIGRERFFVVVLVSVVVRQVSELWLLEFGLTHLDGLLGTHLASSHDFSSVGLVLVPLLANMFWKLDVKRGLFQTGVAVLIVYALLRLLILPGTNLSFANLELTYENVALDFLGSPKAYIIMVTGSYLAAQYNLDYGWDYNGILVPSLLALTWFEPSTLITTIVEAMVLLYVTKAVLTLPLFKNMNLEGPRKVTVVFTVGFVLKFILAWVVWLWLPDVEVSQLFGFGYVLTSLLAVKMLNLKKVGRVMLPAVQVSLVSFVAGSAVGFVLDLVAPKVAPRAQPQHGVASSRALTHPQAALAWSAVRAVRELPRPMRQGRSASELSSYAKLWQGVDAWLEGEGDAGLVNERAEAVGLVLRPMAGANGPAWFLFDPEEDLTRVSGWDSAMIFPDASGPVLEVPRPRHDEWSVPLAWALCARVQCRAILVSGVDGDDASSAAASTAHPRATLLVAHRELRRQSIVQVRQRQGDPILHLRHSIPARVSLGDLWPTPVELSWTEPPMPILQWQEDAEFAVLRVPVHEAIALIAHSAPALPTSMTSVRDWFVAWEGQHQLWQLSASELRILEKMIVEPIMLGAQPAAVAALAEALGYRLQWLYDQGPGDLVLGLRGHFAAAVIRPGGQPIVLEVPRGFVEQGAASTAFMLWRQGSGRALVFARSVRDLPWHADVATGVFSEFQAMHQALDRTLPAGSNAVIAAMRGVPQAFEAAESGMSYVGLGTPTITNTSVPAAASWWLTTQVSPLLGRLAYASSDADSRDLLGVGSPQLAFSRALPRVAVMQIWLSNELRQAMRNDEPATWQLIAARAGMPWRRVSMYFDTPRHALALAPSAIDPAVTAAVASYQQSADIASLSRMLAATKRRGATLAWDVADAVPWLVVPERGTMRWYPLMGARTCPQSTPARLLVAQRCAFEVGRHGP, from the coding sequence ATGTTACCTGCCGCGCAGAACCTCATTTCGGTGCTGCCAATCTTTCCCGAGCGCGGGTTAGATCAGTCGATTCTCATCGCCGTTTTGATCGGCGTTTACGTGCTCCTATTCTTCACCGAGGTCTTTGGCTGGGTTTGGGCCGGGTTGGTGGTGCCGGGCTACCTGGCCTCGGTGTTTGTCGTCCAGCCTGCCGCCGGCATCGCCGTGGTCGTCGAGGGCGTCATCACGTTTGTGATCGTGCGCTTCCTCAGCGATCGCATGGCGTCATTTGGCGTGTGGAGCCCGCTGATTGGGCGTGAACGCTTTTTCGTCGTCGTGTTAGTGAGCGTCGTAGTGCGGCAGGTAAGCGAGCTGTGGCTGCTCGAATTTGGCCTGACGCATCTAGATGGGTTGCTCGGCACGCACCTCGCTTCGTCGCACGATTTTTCCTCGGTGGGGCTGGTGCTGGTGCCGCTCCTCGCCAACATGTTTTGGAAGCTCGACGTCAAGCGCGGCCTATTTCAGACCGGCGTCGCGGTGCTCATTGTTTACGCGCTGCTGCGCCTGCTCATCTTGCCGGGCACGAACCTGTCGTTCGCCAACCTCGAGCTGACCTACGAAAACGTCGCCCTCGACTTTCTCGGCAGTCCCAAGGCCTACATCATCATGGTCACGGGGTCGTATCTGGCCGCGCAATACAACCTCGACTACGGATGGGACTACAACGGGATCTTGGTGCCCTCGCTCTTGGCGCTCACGTGGTTCGAACCGAGCACGCTGATAACGACCATCGTCGAGGCCATGGTCTTGCTCTACGTCACCAAGGCGGTGCTCACGCTGCCGTTATTTAAGAACATGAATCTCGAAGGGCCGCGCAAGGTGACCGTGGTGTTCACGGTGGGGTTCGTCCTCAAATTTATCTTGGCCTGGGTGGTGTGGCTGTGGCTGCCGGACGTTGAGGTGTCCCAGCTCTTTGGCTTTGGCTACGTGCTGACCAGCCTGCTCGCGGTCAAGATGCTCAATCTCAAAAAAGTCGGGCGCGTCATGTTGCCGGCGGTGCAGGTGTCGTTGGTCTCATTCGTGGCCGGCAGCGCGGTTGGCTTTGTGCTCGATCTCGTCGCGCCCAAGGTGGCACCGCGCGCCCAGCCGCAACATGGCGTGGCGTCGAGCAGGGCGCTTACGCACCCCCAAGCCGCGCTGGCCTGGTCGGCGGTGCGTGCCGTACGCGAGTTGCCAAGGCCAATGCGCCAAGGCCGATCCGCGAGCGAGTTGTCGAGCTACGCCAAGCTGTGGCAGGGCGTCGATGCCTGGCTGGAGGGCGAGGGCGACGCGGGGCTGGTGAATGAACGCGCCGAGGCGGTGGGGCTGGTGCTTAGGCCAATGGCGGGTGCGAACGGGCCCGCATGGTTCTTGTTCGATCCGGAGGAAGACCTCACGCGCGTCAGCGGCTGGGACTCGGCGATGATCTTTCCGGACGCGAGCGGGCCGGTGCTCGAAGTCCCGCGGCCGCGTCACGATGAATGGTCGGTGCCGCTTGCGTGGGCGCTTTGCGCGCGCGTGCAGTGTCGCGCCATCTTGGTCAGCGGCGTCGATGGCGACGATGCGAGCTCGGCGGCGGCCTCGACGGCGCATCCGCGCGCCACCTTGCTGGTGGCGCATCGCGAGCTGCGGCGTCAGAGCATCGTGCAGGTGCGGCAGCGCCAGGGCGACCCGATCCTGCATCTGCGTCATTCGATTCCCGCGCGCGTCTCGCTAGGTGACTTGTGGCCTACCCCCGTTGAATTGTCGTGGACCGAACCGCCGATGCCGATCTTGCAATGGCAAGAGGACGCCGAGTTTGCCGTGCTGCGCGTGCCCGTCCACGAAGCGATCGCCCTCATCGCGCACAGCGCCCCAGCCTTGCCGACCTCGATGACGTCGGTGCGCGACTGGTTTGTGGCGTGGGAGGGGCAGCATCAGCTGTGGCAGCTCTCGGCGTCCGAGCTTCGCATCCTCGAAAAAATGATCGTCGAGCCGATCATGCTCGGCGCGCAGCCCGCGGCGGTCGCGGCGTTGGCGGAGGCGCTCGGATATCGGCTGCAATGGCTCTATGACCAAGGGCCGGGCGATCTGGTGCTAGGGTTGCGCGGTCATTTCGCCGCCGCGGTGATTCGCCCCGGCGGTCAGCCGATTGTGCTCGAGGTGCCGCGCGGGTTTGTCGAGCAGGGCGCAGCGTCGACGGCCTTCATGCTGTGGCGTCAAGGGTCAGGGCGCGCGCTGGTCTTTGCCCGATCCGTGCGCGATCTGCCGTGGCATGCCGACGTCGCCACTGGCGTGTTTTCGGAATTTCAGGCCATGCATCAGGCGCTGGACCGCACCTTACCTGCGGGCAGTAATGCGGTGATAGCGGCCATGCGCGGCGTGCCCCAGGCGTTTGAGGCCGCCGAAAGCGGCATGTCGTATGTTGGCCTCGGCACGCCGACCATCACCAATACCTCGGTGCCCGCGGCGGCATCGTGGTGGCTTACGACGCAGGTGTCGCCGCTGCTCGGCCGGTTGGCGTATGCGTCATCGGATGCCGATTCGCGCGACCTACTCGGCGTCGGCTCGCCGCAGCTCGCGTTCTCGCGCGCGCTGCCGCGCGTGGCGGTGATGCAGATCTGGCTCTCAAACGAGCTGCGGCAGGCAATGCGCAACGATGAGCCGGCGACCTGGCAGCTCATTGCGGCGCGGGCGGGCATGCCGTGGCGGCGGGTGTCTATGTATTTTGATACGCCGCGCCATGCCCTGGCGCTGGCGCCGTCGGCGATCGATCCGGCGGTGACCGCGGCAGTGGCTAGCTATCAACAGTCGGCCGATATCGCCAGCCTTTCGCGCATGCTGGCGGCTACCAAGCGGCGCGGCGCCACCTTGGCGTGGGACGTCGCCGATGCGGTGCCATGGCTCGTGGTGCCCGAGCGCGGCACGATGCGCTGGTATCCGCTCATGGGCGCGCGCACCTGTCCGCAGTCGACGCCGGCGAGGTTACTCGTGGCGCAGCGTTGCGCCTTTGAGGTGGGTCGTCATGGGCCGTAA